The following DNA comes from Rhodospirillaceae bacterium.
CCCGAAATACCCCAAACCGCAACATATTCTTGAGGTCACCTACGATCTTATTCAGCGCGGGGCGATTAATCTCGATGCCTCTGCCAATGACGACAAGGTGCTGACCTTCCACGATTCATGCAACGTCGCACGGGCCACCCGCATGGGCGATGTTGAAGGTGGCCAGTTCATGATCCCGCGTGAAGTGATCAAGGCCAGCGTCAACAATTTTGTCGACATGAACCCGGACACCATTAACGAGAAAACATTCTGTTGTGGCGGCGGCGGAGGTCTGCTGACCGATGATTTAATGGAACTGCGCATCAAGGGCGCACTACCCAGAATGGAAGCATTAAAGGACGTCGTTGATAGCCACGGCGTCACCCACATGGCGGCAATTTGCGCCATTTGCAAAAGCCAGTTTGCCAAGGTGATGCCGTACTACGGTTTCCCCATGGACATGGTTGTCAGTGTTCACCAGCTCGTCAGCGATGCGATCCAGCTGGGAACCAAAGAATAAACAAGGAAAACGAATATGACCGCGACGCCCGAGAAAAAACTGACTTATCGCCGCTACGAAGAAGGCGATACGGCCTATGACGATTTTACCGATAAGATTTTTATGGCTGGTCATAGCCACAAATGCCCGACCTATGTTCACCGCAGCCCCCCGTGCCAGGGATCGTGCCCGTCCGGCCATGACATTCGCGGCTGGTTGGCTATTGCTCGCGGTCAGGACAAACCCACCGACGAGGAAACGCCCTGGCAGCAATATGCATTTGAACGCATGACCGAAGCCAACCCCTTCCCCAGTGTCATGGGACGCGTATGCCCGGCGCCATGTGAAAGCGGTTGCAACCGAAACGAGGTCGATGATTTCGTCGGCATTAACGCTGTCGAACATTACGTTGGCGACTGGGCCATCGAAAACAAAGTTGCCTACCCTGCCGCTGGATCTGACACGGGCAAGAAAGTCGCCATCATCGGTGGTGGCCCGGCTGGTCTTTCCGCCGCCTATCATTTGCGCAAGCTGGGTCACGGCGTCACCTTATTTGACGAACACGAAGAACTTGGCGGCATGATGCGCTACGGGATTCCGGGCTACCGGACACCACGCGACATGCTCGATTCTGAAATCAACCGCATCATCGACATGGGCGTTGAAGTCAAAACCTCGACCCGTATTGGTGAAGACATTTCCATGGAACAGGTCGATAGCGACTTTGATGCCGTGTTCTGGGGCATTGGCGCACAATCCGGCCGGGCCCTGCCTGTTACCGGTGCCGATGCCAGTAACTGCATTACCGGCGTCGCCTTTCTTGAAGCCTTCAACCAGGGCCGTTTGCAGCATGTCACCGGTCGTGTCGTCGTCATTGGCGGCGGCGATACATCCATCGACGTTGCCTCCGTCGCCCGCAGGTTAGGTCACATTTCAACGAGCCACGATCAGGACCGCCCTGAAACCATCGTCATCGGCCAAACCGCCCACGATGTTGCCACTACGGCCGTGCGTGAAGGCGCCGATGTGACCCTGACCTCGCTGTTCAAGTTTGAGGATATGATGGCTTCCGCCCGCGAGCGCGAAGACGCCGTTTCCGAAGGTGTCGACATCAAGGACGGTGTCATGCCGCTGGAAGTTCTGCTTGACGATAACGGACGGGCGCGGGCCTTGAAAATGTGCAAATGCGACATGGACGGCATGACCCCGATACCGCAGGAAGGCACCGAATTCGAACTGGAATGCGACCTGATCGTTTCGGCCATCGGCCAAAGCGGTAACATGGTAGGCCTGGACGCGCTGGATAACGGCAAGGGATTCATCGACACCGACAAAAACTACAAGGTTACAGACAAAGACAACCACTTTGCCGGTGGCGATATTATTCGCCCCCACCTGCTGACCACTGCTATCGGTCATGCCTCCATCGCCGTCGAGGGAATCCATAAATTTCTCATCGGTCAAGAACAGGCCGAACGTCGTCCCCAGGTTGACGTCCACCACTTCAACCTGTTGTCGGAATTACATCAACGTCATCTGGACCCGAAGGAATTCCCACATCAACCGACGCGCGGCACCGATACGGAAGACTACGCGGTTCACAACTATGAAAACCGTGCCGATAAACAAATCATCCCCCATGACCAGCTTTTCCTGGGTCATTTCGGATATGAAGAACGCAACCACCGTGAAGAAATTAAAATCGGCTCCGATGCCGTTCTTGGAAACTTTGACGAACGCCTCAATAGCGTGACCGAAGAACAAGCACAGGCCGAAGGCCAGCGGTGCATGAGCTGCGGCATGTGTTTCGAGTGCGACAATTGTATCATCTATTGCCCACAGGACGCCGTCTTCCGGGTCAAGAAAGATCAGGTTGCCATCGGTCGCTACGTCGATACGGATTACAATAAATGCATTGGCTGCCACATTTGTATGGACGTTTGCCCAACCGGCTACATCCAGATGGGCCTAGGGGAATAAGGTTTAGGGAACGGAGCACGCTGCGATGATCCATGTGAAAAGCCTGTTGGGTGTTTTATTTGCCGCTGTGTTGGTTTTGGCCATTGCCGCCCCTGCCGCTATGGCTGACAGCACGGTTCCCCTGCCAAGCCTGGCAAAGGCTTTCAAGGGCACGCAATGTGTCGAGCCTGCCGATGTCATGCGCCGCCAGCACATGACGTTCCTGGACCACCAGCGTGACGAAACCATGCGTCAGGGTATTCGCGGCAACAAATACAGTTTGCAACAATGTATTGACTGCCACGCCACCGCCGATCCGAAAATCATGGACGGTTCCGTGCGCACCCTGCAACCGTTCTGCGGCGAATGCCATGCTTACGCGGCTGTCAATATTGACTGCTTCGCCTGTCACAATCCGACGACTCCGCTGCAAACGTCAGGAAATGCCCCTCTCGACAAAATGATCGCCGCCCACATGGACAGCAAGAAGAGGGACAGCCAATGAGCACGTCGAAAACCTTTGATGTCGCCAGGCGCCGCTTGCTAAGTGGCGCTGCTGCCGTCGCCGGCATGGCCATCGCGCCGGGCGTTACCCTGATTGCCCCTGCTGATGCCCGCCAGGCTGGTGAGGCAGCATCTGACAAAGTCCGTTGGGGTTTGCTCATTGACGCCAATAAATGTGATGCCGGATGTGATGACTGTGTCGTCGCCTGCAGAACCGAAAACGGCTGGCAAGGCCACGAACGCCCAACCACCGACCCGCAATGGATCCGCAAGGTCAATTTGAAAGACAACAAGACAGGCGCAACCCTTTCCCTGCCGGTCATGTGCCAGCACTGTGAAAACCCGCCTTGTGTCGATGTTTGCCCAACCGGTGCTTCCATGCGCCGCGCCGATGGCATCGTTCTGGTTGACCGCCATACCTGCATTGGCTGCCGCTACTGCATGATGGCCTGCCCCTACAAGGCCCGCTCGTTTGTTCACGAAGATACCAGCGGTCAAAAACCCCACATGCCAAGAGGCAAAGGCACAGTGGAATCATGCACATTGTGCGCCCACCGTATTGATGTCGGCGGCACCCCGGCCTGTGTTGAGGCTTGCGGCCAAAAGGCAGGCAAGGAAGCAATGATGTTTGGCGATCTGAATGATCCGGATAGCGCCATTTCCAAAGAACTGGGCAAACGCGCCACCACTCGTTTGCGCGCCGATCTGGGCCTTGAGCCCGGCGTCCATTATCGTGGCCTGTAGGAGAGGATAAAAAAAATGAAACCAGTCCTCTTTACCCAAATCGAAGGAAATTCTGGCGCTTACTGGAGCTTGCTCGGCTGGCTCTCCGCCTTTGCCGCCGCGGGTTTTGGCGCCATGTGGTACATGGAACACAACGGCCACTGGGTCACTGGTATGAACAATCAGGTTGTCTGGGGAACGCCGCATGTGTTTGCCGTGTTCTTGATCGTCGCCGCTTCCGGGGCCTTGAACGTGGCCTCCATATCATCGGTTTTTGGCCGCACCATGTACAAACCGCTGGCCAGACTTTCGACCTTGCTGGCCCTGGCTTTGCTAGCTGGTGGGCTGATGGTGTTGTTGCTTGATCTGGGTCGGCCTGATCGGCTGATCGTGGCCATGACCAAATACAATTTCAAATCGATTTTCGCCTGGAACATCTTCCTTTACACCGGCTTTTTCGTCGTCGTCGGCATTTACATGTGGATGATGATGGAGCGGCGCATGAACCGCTATACCAAAATGGCAGGCATCGCCGCCTTCATCTGGCGGTTGGCGCTGACCACCGGTACCGGTTCTATTTTCGGCTTCCTTGTCGCCCGTCAGGCTTATGACGCCGCCATCATGGCGCCGATGTTTATCATCATGTCGTTCTCGTTTGGACTGGCCTTCTTCCTGCTGGTCCTGATGGTCAGTTGCAATGGCACGAGTCGCCCCCTTGGCGATGCGACCCTTGCCAAACTGAAAAATCTGCTCGGCGTATTTGTCGCCGCCGTGCTGTATTTCGTCACCGTGCAGCACCTGACCAACCTGTACGCCGCCGAACATCACGCCGTTGAGGCCTTCATCCTGCGTGATGGCGGCATTTACACGGCGGTTTTCTGGATCGGTCAAATCGCCATTGGCGGACTGGCCCCGCTTGCCCTGCTTTACCACCCCAGCACCGGCAAGGATCGCTCCATGATCGCGTTGGCCGCAGGGATGGTCATCGTCGGCGGCCTGGCCCAGATTTATGTGATTATCATTGGTGGACAAGCCTTTCCGCTGTCGATTTTCCCGGGCTACGAAGTTTCCAGCAGTTTCTTCGACGGGGTCGTTGCTTCATATAGTCCCAGCTTGCCTGAAATTGTGTTGGGCTTGAGCGGCATCGCCACCACCTTGCTGATCGTCGCTGTCGCTTTGCGCGCCCTGCCCTTCCTGCCAGCCAGCTTGGCTGACGCCGATGTGGATCCGCATTATGTCGCCCCGCCAGAACCGGAAGTTATCGAAGAAGATGCAAGCGAAGGCGATGAGGCTGGTGAAGTCGCCTGACTTCTCTGCCAATTATACGCTTATTGCGCTATAACACCCCCGGAGACGCCTGATGTGCCGATGGATCGCCTATAGTGGAGAGCCGATTTTTCTGGAAGAGCTTATAGCCAAACCGGAAAACTCGCTGCTGACCCAAAGCCTGCACGCCCGTGAGGCGAAGGTCGAAACCAATGGCGACGGCTTTGGTTTCGGCTGGTATGCGCACCGTGATGAGCCCGGCCATTACCGGGAAGTCCTGCCTGCATGGAATGATGAAAACCTGCGCAGCCTGTCGAGGCAAATTCGCTCACCGATGTTTTTCTCGCATGTTCGTGCCTCCACCGGCACTGCCACCAACCGGTCCAACTGCCATCCCTTCGTACAAGGGCGCTGGATGTTTATGCATAACGGACAGGTCGGTTCCTACGCCATCCTGCGTCGTCAGCTTGAGGGACTTATTCCTGATGAGCTTTACAGCCAGCGCATTGGCACCACCGATAGCGAGGCCCTGTTCCTGGCCGCTTATGGCCGCGGCCTGAATGATGACCCCTTCGGCGCGGTTTGTGCGACCATTGATGATATCCTCGATTTGATGGAGGAGGCGGAAATCAGCGAACCGCTGCGCTTCACCGCCGCCTTCGCCGATGGTAATGACATATACGCCTTTCGCTACAGCAGCGATGAATTCGCACCTTCCCTTTATCACTGTAAGGAAGATGACAGTCTGCTGATCGTCTCTGAGCCACTTGATGAAGGCAAACATGACTGGCAGGCCGTTCCCCAGGGACACGCCATCATCGGCAACGGCAAGGAAGGCGCGCCGCTGATCAAGGAAATGACCATGCGCCCCCGCAGCGGCAACTAGGAATACCTGTCTATGACTGAAGAACACCCATTCGCCCAATACGTCCGCATCATTGGTAAAGGACCGAACCTGTCCCGTCCTTTGAGCGGTGATGAAATGTATCAGGCGGCGACCATGATCATGAGAGGCGAGATTGAACCGCTTCAGCTTGGCGCTTTTCTGTGTATCCTGCGTATGCGCACGGAAGTGCCCGAGGAAGGTGCCGGTTTCGTGCGCGCCGTCCGCGATACGTTGGAGCTTCCGCAAGACATTCCCGAAGTTGATCTGGACTGGTCGTCCTATTCCGGCAAGAAACGCCAGTTGCCCTGGTTTCTACTGGCCGCCCAGTTACTGGCGCAGAGCGGTGTTCGCATTTTCATGCAAGGAACGGAAGGCCACACGCCGGATCGGGTATATTCACGCGAGGCTTTGCAATCCCTTGGTATTCCCATTGCCGGTTCACTGAGCGAAGCCGCCGAGCACATCAGAAAAACTAACTTCGGCTTTTTGCCATTGGCCCAATTGTCACCAAAACTTCAGGAAATTATTGACCTGAAACCGGTGCTTGGTCTGCGCTCGCCGGTCAATACCTTCGGGCGCATGGTTAATCCGTTCAATGCCGCCCACGAAATTCAAACCGTCTTCCACCCCAATTATCGCGACGTACACCGCGACACCGCCAATCTTTTGGGTCAGAAGCACATGGCTGTGTTCAAGGGTGAAGGTGGTGAGGTCGAACGGCGACCGCAAAAACCGGTTGAAGTACAAAGCCTGCATAATGGCGTCTTAAGTGAAGAAGAATGGCCAGCCCTGCTACCCGAAGACAGCATCAAAATTGACGAGGATATGAATCTTGAACGCCTGAAAACCATCTGGAGCGGCGAGGAACAGGACACCTACGCCACTGCCGCTGTTACCGGAACGGCGGCCATTGTCTTGCGTTTACTGGGTCGCGCAGACAGCCCCGCCGACGCCACCACTTTGGCTGAAAAAATGTGGACCGAGCGCAACACATCCCGGTTAGGGGATTAACCAAGTATGGCGCACATTCTGATTTCAGCAGCTCACAAGTCATCGGGCAAGACCACGGTCTCAATCGGTCTGGCTGCGGCGTTGACCGGTCAGGGGCTGAATGTGCAAACATTCAAGAAAGGGCCCGACTACATCGACCCCATGTGGCTGGCTCGGGCGACAGCCACTCCTTGCCGTAATCTCGACTACTACACCATGAGCGCCCAAGAAATTCTTGCGACATTTTCCGGCCATTCCCACGGCGCTGATTTTTCATTGATTGAAGGCAACAAGGGCCTTTTTGACGGCCTTGACCTTGAAGGTGGCAATTCCAACGCCGCCCTGGCGACCTTGCTCGGCGCGCCGGTGATCCTGGTTATTGACGCCCGCGGCATGACCCGCGGCATCGCTCCGCTGATCCTTGGTTATCAAGCCTTCGACCCGGCCCTTAACATCGCTGGTGTTATCCTTAACAAAGTCGGTGGCCCGCGCCACGAGCGCAAACTACGCGCCATTATCGAACACTACACAAACGTACCGGTGCTGGGCGCCGTCCACCGTGACGAACGACTTGAAATCGCCGAGCGGCATCTTGGATTAACACCCAGCAACGAGGCACCGGAGGCGGACGCAAAAATTTCCGCCATTGCGTCCCTGATCGCAGCGCAAGTTGATCTGGATGCCATCAAACGCATTGCCGCAACAGCGATCGACCTTGCTGCCTCCGCCCTTCCCAGACCCAGCGCCAGCAACGCCGATCTCACCATCGGGGTGGCCAAAGACTCCGCCTTCGGTTTTTACTATCCGGGCGATCTGGAAGCACTGGAAGACGCCGGCGCAAAACTGATCACCATCGACATGACCAAAGATACGGCGTTGCCAGAAATTGACGGCCTGTTCATCGGTGGCGGTTTTCCTGAAACCCGCATGGCCGAACTTGAAGCCAACACGGCCATGCGTGACGCCGTTGCCCGGGCCATTGATGACGGCCTTCCGGCCTACGCAGAATGTGGCGGTTTGATGTATTTGGCGCGCTCTTTAACATGGAACGGCGAGACCCATGCCATGGCAGGGGTGATTGCCGGTGATGTTATCATGCACAAAACAGCCCAAGGTCGTGGGTACGTACGTTTACGCGAAACAGGGAATGGTCCGTGGCCATTAGTCGATGCTGGCGGCAGGCCGGGCGAAATTCCGGCCCATGAATTTCACTATTCATCCATTGAAAACCTTGAAGGCGACCCCAACTTCGCTTACGAAGTGCTGCGCGGTCATGGTTTTGACGGCAAGCACGATGGTCTGGTTTATCGCAACCTGCTTGCCAGTTACGCCCACCTTCGCGATGTCGGGGCCAACCGCTGGGCGGCGCGCTTTATCAATTTTGTCAGGTCATGTAAAAAATCTTCGGCCAAAAACATCAAGAACCAGGAACAGTCTTAATGAATGCACCATCATCCGTTTACATCATCGGCGCCGGGCCGGGTGATCCCGACCTGTTAACCATCAAGGCGGCCAGACTTCTAAAAGAAGCCGAAGTCGTGGTTTTTGACCGCCTGGTGTCCGAAGAGATTCTGGAACTGGTGCCAGCGGGCACAACCCGTATTTTCGCCGGCAAAGCGGCCCGTGACCACCATATGCCACAAGAGGAAATCAACGAGTTACTGGTTTCACTGGCAAAAAGCGGCCGCAAAGTTGTGCGCCTGAAAGGTGGCGATCCGTTTATCTTCGGTCGTGGCAGCGAGGAATCACTGTATCTTGCCAAAAACAATATACCCTTTGAAATCGTTCCCGGAATCACAGCCTCTGCCGGATGCGGGTCCTACGCCGGTATCCCCCTGACTCACCGAGGACTGGCGACGGGAGTGCGTTTCGTCACCGGCCATTGTCGTGAAGGCAAGCATCTGGACCTGAACTGGCAAAGTCTCGCCGACCCGGAAACCACACTGGTCATTTACATGGGGTTGATCAACGTCGCCAAAATCAGAGACGAGCTTATAAAGGCAGGGCTCCCTGCAGACACCCCGGCGGGCGCCATCGAGCGGGGTACTACAGCCGAACAGAGAACAATCCTGACAACACTGGAAGAACTGCCCGCGTGCATTGAAAAGGCCGAGTTGAAAGCCCCGAGCCTTCTGATTATCGGTCGCGTCGTTCAACTGGCCGAAGAATTAAGCTGGCATATTCCGGCTATGGACTGCGATGTTGAAGCGCACGGATGAGACCCTGCTACTGGTCGCACACGGCTCATCAAGACCCGGTGGTGATAATCCGGTTGCCATGCAGGCCCGGCATCTTAAGTCGTTAGGGTTGTTCGGTGATGTAAGTTGCGGTTTTTTAAAGCAAGCGCCGTTTCTTTCTGATGTGTTAAACCAGATTCACACCGACAAGCTCACCGTCGTGCCCATGTTAAGTGGCCACGGTTACATTACAGACACCCTGATCCCTGAAGCCCTTGCGGTGCTTGAAGGCACCCACAATGTCAGGCTTTGCCAACCGCTTGGCAGTCATTCCGGCATTGCCGATATTATGGCAGAGCGGGCCAACTCGATTATCACATCGCAAAGCCTCGATCCTGCTGACGTGTCGATTCTTGTTGCCGCCCACGGCAATACCGGCAATCCCGAAAATGCCGTGCAGGCAAGATCCCTGGCCGGGCGTATCCAAGCCATGACAAATGGCGCCCCAACCGACGCTGTCTTTATCGAGGAAGAACCCTTTATTTCAAACTGGCCCACGATGACAACAGCGAACAACCTGATTGTCCTGCCGTATCTGATCGGCGGCGGTTTGCACGGGGCTGAGGATGTACCTGAAATGCTTGGTCTCGATGCCACTGACCCGGCCTTTGACGCGCTTTCCCGCAACACCCCCTTCATCGGCCCTTTAAGCGCCCACAACCGCTCAATCTGGTGTTGCCGGGCGCTTGGTTTTGAACCGACGATTGGCGACATTATTCTTGATCTGGCGGGTTAGAAACCCGGCCAAAGAACCTTTTCCTTGGCCAATGGCAAACTTATTCCCATTCTTTCATACTTGTTATGTCCATATGGCCGGGATATTGCTAGAATGTTGCTAAACAGATCTGCCATGCCAATACACATGTGAGGATCGGGGCATTGGTTTCAACGGTGAACATTCATAAAAAGCCGCATCTGCTGATAGTTGAAGACGATGAAATGATGCAGTCGTTGCTTGCGGTCTATCTGGAGCAGGAAGGCTACGACATAACCGCGGTCCTGACCGGCAAGGACATGTTTTCAGTTCTAAGCAAACGTTCGGCTGATTTGATTCTGCTCGACCTCACCCTGCCCGATGAGGATGGGCTGACCCTGGCACGCCAGGTCCGCGCCCGTTCAAGCGTACCGATCATTATCATGACCGCCCGCAAAGGTATGGAAGACCGGCTGGCTGGCCTTGATATTGGTGCTGATGATTTCCTGACCAAGCCATTCGACCCACGCGAGTTGGTCTTAAGGGTGCGCAATGTCCTTAAACGTACCGGCGACGCAACCCGCGAGGAAAATCAGGTTGTTGGTTTCGATGGATGGAAAATGGATATGACATCGCGCACCCTGACCGGGCCTGACGAAACCGACGTACCTCTTACAAGTGGTGAATTTAATCTTCTTGCCGCCCTGATCAAGTCACCCGGCCGGGTTCAGTCGCGCGACTATTTGCTCGACGCCATCGCCCGAAATGACGAGCCGCCATCTGACCGTATGATCGATGTTTTCGTCAGTCGTCTGCGCAAAAAAATCGGCAAGAATTCAGGTGAGCAAAACTACATCGTTACTGTGCCAGGGCATGGCTACAAGTTCACAGGACCTCTGGATTAATTAATCAGCCAGAATTTCCCGGCCCAGTGCCTGGGTCAGCACCATGTAGAGCTTGCCCATGTCCGAGGACAGGAAGATTGTCGAAAGGACGCCCTGCTGGTCGCGTTTACGTGCCTCAGCAAGGAAGTTTTTGAATTCATCCAGATAACGTGAAACATAATTGCGGAATTCCTGATCGCTCTGGTAGCGTTGCTTGATTGAGGCCAGACGGGCTTTCTCGCGGAAGCCCAGCATCTTGCGAACGAACAGGCCCTTCTCGCCCTTATTAAAGCGTTTCCAGTCATCCTCACTAATCGATGTTTCCATAAGACGGCTCATATCAACGGCAAGAGATTGCAGACGTTCAGAGATAAATGTTGCGCGACGCAGGAAGTCATCAAGCCCGGCTTCCTTGGCGTGAGCCTTCAAGGCAACCACAAGTTCAGAAGCGTCCCCAACAGTCAGTTTCATCTCTTCGGTTTGTTCCTTAAGGGCCGCCGTAACGGTCTCTGCCTGCTTGCTCACCTGTCCTGCGGTCTGGCCAAGAATGCCCGCGCTTTCGCGAACCAGCTTATCCCAGTGATTGATTTGCCCCAGCGCCTTGGCGGTAACCTTGTCTATTTCTTTCGCCCGGGAGCCCATGGAACCGGCCAGCGACGACATTCCCGTTTCAGCCTTTTCATAGGCACCGGAAAGATTTTGCAGCTGGTTGCGCAAAGAATCATAGGCACCGTCCATTGTCGAAGACATTTGCTTTGTACGGATTGAGGCTTCCTTGGAATGACGGCGCATCAATTCGCCAATCTTCTCAAGCTTGGCGGTACCGGCATTGGTGGCACGGGTCATTTCATCAGTGCGCTGGGCCATGGACATACCAATACGCGCCAACCTTGTGGTGACATCATCAGATGTCGTCGCCAGTTCACCCGAATGCTCGCCAAAAGTTTTCACTGCGGCGTCAATAGTCTCGACAGCGCGCCTGGCGTTGTCCGTCATATTCTGTGTGGTTTGCTCAAGGGTTTCTCCAACTCCCTGAATTTGATCGTTAACCCTTATGCCGGTTTCATCCAGCTTGCTGACTTTTTCGTCAAAAATTTCACCAACACTGTCAAAATCGGTTTTCACTTTTTCGGAGCTTGCGGCCAGATTGTCGGAATGACGGTTTAAGGCATTTGTCACCAAATTCATGAGCGTCGCAGCGCGATCAACACTGATCGTCACCTCGTGTGAGCGTTCGTGCAAAACATCGCCGACCTTGCTCATGTTAGCAAGCGCATTGCCCGAGGCACCCGACAGGCCTGAAGCCTGCTGATGGAGTTGATCGCCAAAGGATTTAAGATGTCCACTGGCTTCGTCATAAGCCTTGTTCAAATCCTGACGACGTGTCTGCAACAACTGGCCAACTTCGCCCAGGCGTTCTCCGGCATTGGTCAGGGATGTATCGAGATCGCCGCCATGTAGCCTCAAGGATTGGGCAACACCCTCAAGCCTGCTCGATGCGCGTTCCGTCGCTTCGGTGGCGCCCATCACCTGTTCACGCAAAATTTCCCCTGCTTTTTTAAGATTTTCGGATGCGTCCTCTGACGCCATCCCGACTTCGGCTTCGCTTGACTTTAAGGTTTTACTGACCTGCTCCAGCATCTCAATGGCTTTTGCCTTGGTGCCATCAAGTTCACCGATTTGATGCCCCAAAGAAGCACCAGCATCGGCCAGGCGTTGGGCAGTTTGCTCACCTATATTGCCCAATTCCTCAGTCCGTTCGGCAAATTCACCACCGGATATACGAATACGCTCAGATGCCTGATCACTGGCTTTTGTCAGATCATCAACCTGCCTGTTCATGGCCCCGGAAACCAGAGTGATCAACTTGGCAGCTTTCTCAGACGCCAGGGCGATCTCGCGGGATCGATCTTGCAATGCCGAGCCGACATGAACGATATCCTCGACCGCCGCACCCGATACACTATCCAACCCGTCAGATTGCTTTTGCAAGGACTCCCCGGCAGCCAGCATACGTGTCGCAGCCTGATCCGAAGCGACAGTCATGTTCAGCAACCCACGACGAATTTCTTCGCCAACACCCCTGAGTTTAACCGTCGTCCGGTCTGACTGTTTGTCCAAGTCTTCGGAACGTTCAAGCATGGTTGTCGCAACCTGATCAATATGACTGGTCACCCGGCCGGAAACCTGATTCAATTTTTCGCTCTCTAAGTTGAGCCGGTTTGACGCCACATCGATCCGTTGCTCTGCCGTGTCAGAAACGGTGGTGATTTTATCTGTCGCTATTGTCGATGTCTCGGTCATATGGTGATGAGCCATATCAGCCGTTTCGGACATCCGGAATTTAGCCAAATCCGATGTTTCCGTAAGATGGATGGCTGCGACGCCGGATGCTTCCTCGATTCCACCTTTAACCGCCACGGCAGTTTCAGTCATTGACTTGGTTGCGCCGGATGATTGCTCAAGAATTTTACGGGTCTGATCAGCGACAATATTTCCAAGCTCGCTTAATCGCTTGCTGGCGTCTTCTGATGATCCCTTGATCTCCTCAACCCGGCGGGTAAGCGACGCT
Coding sequences within:
- a CDS encoding 4Fe-4S dicluster domain-containing protein, with translation MSTSKTFDVARRRLLSGAAAVAGMAIAPGVTLIAPADARQAGEAASDKVRWGLLIDANKCDAGCDDCVVACRTENGWQGHERPTTDPQWIRKVNLKDNKTGATLSLPVMCQHCENPPCVDVCPTGASMRRADGIVLVDRHTCIGCRYCMMACPYKARSFVHEDTSGQKPHMPRGKGTVESCTLCAHRIDVGGTPACVEACGQKAGKEAMMFGDLNDPDSAISKELGKRATTRLRADLGLEPGVHYRGL
- a CDS encoding NAD(P)-binding protein, whose translation is MTATPEKKLTYRRYEEGDTAYDDFTDKIFMAGHSHKCPTYVHRSPPCQGSCPSGHDIRGWLAIARGQDKPTDEETPWQQYAFERMTEANPFPSVMGRVCPAPCESGCNRNEVDDFVGINAVEHYVGDWAIENKVAYPAAGSDTGKKVAIIGGGPAGLSAAYHLRKLGHGVTLFDEHEELGGMMRYGIPGYRTPRDMLDSEINRIIDMGVEVKTSTRIGEDISMEQVDSDFDAVFWGIGAQSGRALPVTGADASNCITGVAFLEAFNQGRLQHVTGRVVVIGGGDTSIDVASVARRLGHISTSHDQDRPETIVIGQTAHDVATTAVREGADVTLTSLFKFEDMMASAREREDAVSEGVDIKDGVMPLEVLLDDNGRARALKMCKCDMDGMTPIPQEGTEFELECDLIVSAIGQSGNMVGLDALDNGKGFIDTDKNYKVTDKDNHFAGGDIIRPHLLTTAIGHASIAVEGIHKFLIGQEQAERRPQVDVHHFNLLSELHQRHLDPKEFPHQPTRGTDTEDYAVHNYENRADKQIIPHDQLFLGHFGYEERNHREEIKIGSDAVLGNFDERLNSVTEEQAQAEGQRCMSCGMCFECDNCIIYCPQDAVFRVKKDQVAIGRYVDTDYNKCIGCHICMDVCPTGYIQMGLGE
- a CDS encoding glycosyl transferase family protein gives rise to the protein MTEEHPFAQYVRIIGKGPNLSRPLSGDEMYQAATMIMRGEIEPLQLGAFLCILRMRTEVPEEGAGFVRAVRDTLELPQDIPEVDLDWSSYSGKKRQLPWFLLAAQLLAQSGVRIFMQGTEGHTPDRVYSREALQSLGIPIAGSLSEAAEHIRKTNFGFLPLAQLSPKLQEIIDLKPVLGLRSPVNTFGRMVNPFNAAHEIQTVFHPNYRDVHRDTANLLGQKHMAVFKGEGGEVERRPQKPVEVQSLHNGVLSEEEWPALLPEDSIKIDEDMNLERLKTIWSGEEQDTYATAAVTGTAAIVLRLLGRADSPADATTLAEKMWTERNTSRLGD
- a CDS encoding class II glutamine amidotransferase — encoded protein: MCRWIAYSGEPIFLEELIAKPENSLLTQSLHAREAKVETNGDGFGFGWYAHRDEPGHYREVLPAWNDENLRSLSRQIRSPMFFSHVRASTGTATNRSNCHPFVQGRWMFMHNGQVGSYAILRRQLEGLIPDELYSQRIGTTDSEALFLAAYGRGLNDDPFGAVCATIDDILDLMEEAEISEPLRFTAAFADGNDIYAFRYSSDEFAPSLYHCKEDDSLLIVSEPLDEGKHDWQAVPQGHAIIGNGKEGAPLIKEMTMRPRSGN
- the nrfD gene encoding polysulfide reductase NrfD; amino-acid sequence: MKPVLFTQIEGNSGAYWSLLGWLSAFAAAGFGAMWYMEHNGHWVTGMNNQVVWGTPHVFAVFLIVAASGALNVASISSVFGRTMYKPLARLSTLLALALLAGGLMVLLLDLGRPDRLIVAMTKYNFKSIFAWNIFLYTGFFVVVGIYMWMMMERRMNRYTKMAGIAAFIWRLALTTGTGSIFGFLVARQAYDAAIMAPMFIIMSFSFGLAFFLLVLMVSCNGTSRPLGDATLAKLKNLLGVFVAAVLYFVTVQHLTNLYAAEHHAVEAFILRDGGIYTAVFWIGQIAIGGLAPLALLYHPSTGKDRSMIALAAGMVIVGGLAQIYVIIIGGQAFPLSIFPGYEVSSSFFDGVVASYSPSLPEIVLGLSGIATTLLIVAVALRALPFLPASLADADVDPHYVAPPEPEVIEEDASEGDEAGEVA
- a CDS encoding cobyrinate a,c-diamide synthase, with product MAHILISAAHKSSGKTTVSIGLAAALTGQGLNVQTFKKGPDYIDPMWLARATATPCRNLDYYTMSAQEILATFSGHSHGADFSLIEGNKGLFDGLDLEGGNSNAALATLLGAPVILVIDARGMTRGIAPLILGYQAFDPALNIAGVILNKVGGPRHERKLRAIIEHYTNVPVLGAVHRDERLEIAERHLGLTPSNEAPEADAKISAIASLIAAQVDLDAIKRIAATAIDLAASALPRPSASNADLTIGVAKDSAFGFYYPGDLEALEDAGAKLITIDMTKDTALPEIDGLFIGGGFPETRMAELEANTAMRDAVARAIDDGLPAYAECGGLMYLARSLTWNGETHAMAGVIAGDVIMHKTAQGRGYVRLRETGNGPWPLVDAGGRPGEIPAHEFHYSSIENLEGDPNFAYEVLRGHGFDGKHDGLVYRNLLASYAHLRDVGANRWAARFINFVRSCKKSSAKNIKNQEQS